A part of Haloarchaeobius sp. HME9146 genomic DNA contains:
- a CDS encoding translation initiation factor IF-2 subunit gamma, protein MAGNHQQPEVNIGLVGHVDHGKTTLVQALSGEWTDQHSEEMKRGISIRLGYADATFRRCPECDEPECYTVEDTCPEHDADTEVVRTVSFVDAPGHETLMATMLSGAAIMDGAVLVVSATEDVPQAQTEEHLMALDIIGIDNIVIAQNKVDLVDAERARENYQQIQDFVEGTVAEDAPVVPVSAGQNVNMDVLMQAIEERIPTPERDPDDDARLHVARSFDINRPGTTWENLMGGVIGGSLVQGRLHPDEELEVRPGREVDEGGQTEYQPITTSIRSIQAGGQSTDEASPGGLLGVGTGLDPSYTKGDALAGQIAGPPGSLPPTWEQFTMSVDLLDRVVGEDMDEVEEISTGEPLMLTVGTATTVGAVTSARSGECEVNLKRPVCAGEGAKIAINRRVGARWRLIGVGTLQG, encoded by the coding sequence ATGGCAGGAAACCACCAACAACCGGAGGTGAACATCGGCCTCGTCGGTCACGTCGACCACGGGAAGACCACGCTCGTGCAGGCTCTGAGTGGCGAGTGGACGGACCAGCACTCGGAGGAGATGAAGCGTGGTATCTCGATTCGTCTCGGCTACGCCGACGCCACCTTCCGGCGGTGTCCGGAGTGCGACGAGCCCGAGTGTTACACCGTCGAGGACACGTGCCCCGAGCACGACGCCGACACGGAGGTCGTCCGCACGGTCTCGTTCGTCGACGCACCGGGTCACGAGACGCTGATGGCGACGATGCTCTCCGGCGCGGCCATCATGGACGGTGCGGTCCTCGTCGTGAGCGCGACCGAGGACGTCCCGCAGGCCCAGACGGAAGAGCACCTCATGGCGCTCGACATCATCGGCATCGACAACATCGTCATCGCCCAGAACAAGGTCGACCTCGTCGACGCCGAGCGGGCCCGCGAGAACTACCAGCAGATACAGGACTTCGTCGAGGGAACGGTCGCCGAAGACGCCCCAGTGGTCCCCGTCAGTGCCGGGCAGAACGTCAACATGGACGTGCTGATGCAGGCCATCGAGGAGCGCATCCCGACCCCCGAACGCGACCCCGACGACGATGCGCGACTCCACGTCGCCCGCTCGTTCGACATCAACCGCCCGGGCACGACCTGGGAGAACCTCATGGGCGGCGTCATCGGTGGCTCGCTCGTGCAGGGTCGTCTCCACCCGGACGAGGAACTCGAAGTCCGCCCGGGCCGCGAGGTCGACGAGGGCGGCCAGACCGAGTACCAGCCCATTACGACCTCCATCCGGTCCATCCAGGCCGGCGGACAGTCCACCGACGAGGCGTCGCCGGGCGGCCTGCTCGGTGTCGGGACCGGCCTCGACCCCTCCTACACGAAGGGTGACGCCCTCGCTGGCCAGATCGCTGGCCCGCCGGGGTCGCTCCCGCCGACGTGGGAGCAGTTCACGATGTCGGTCGACCTGCTCGACCGCGTCGTCGGCGAGGACATGGACGAGGTCGAGGAGATCTCGACCGGCGAGCCGCTGATGCTCACGGTCGGCACCGCCACCACGGTCGGCGCGGTCACGTCCGCCCGGAGCGGCGAGTGTGAGGTCAACCTCAAGCGCCCGGTCTGTGCGGGCGAGGGTGCGAAGATAGCCATCAACCGCCGCGTCGGCGCTCGCTGGCGACTCATCGGCGTCGGCACGCTCCAGGGATAG
- a CDS encoding SLC13 family permease: MVPPPTTEMLVVFAVTVAALLLFLTELVSPDVTALGVLVSLVVLEPWTDVDANTAILGFASSATITIMAMYMLSEGVQRTGIVDQLGAFLRRVTHGDEKRVLAATVGTTGPLAGIVNNTPVVAVFIPMITDLAEDSHLSPSKLLLPLSYAAMLGGTLTLIGTATNIVASDLAATLIDGRSGIGMFELTPLGIVVLIVGSAYLLTVAPRLIPERIEAVLDITDTYEVSDYLAQVRVRETSSLAGQRLDDAFRELGRDLDALQLIRDDEVSIAPKTDREILPGDVLTLRANLQEINRFAEEYDLRQLPREEVTGDSLSAHWIRGELVEVVLPPSSGFDGETLRELSFRERFDATVMAIRRGSSVFHEQLADRTLEAGDTLLLYCRSEAVPLLETDGDMVITRRAREDGQREPPELSVKTPIAISIMLWVVLAAAFTRLPIVITALAGVVAMVVTDCIDTSEAYDAVSWDVIFLLAGILPLSTALQVTGAAEYLADLVVSSAATAVPVLGLVALFYLLTSLLANVITPVASVALMIPVAVGTAQQLPGTVDPFSFVLACTFAGSTAFMTPIGYQTNLMVYGPGGYKFTDYLRVGGPLQLVLLVVTTLGIGVLWPPVG, from the coding sequence ATGGTTCCCCCGCCCACCACCGAGATGCTCGTGGTGTTCGCCGTCACCGTCGCGGCCCTGCTGTTGTTCCTGACCGAACTGGTCTCCCCGGACGTGACGGCACTCGGGGTACTCGTCTCGCTGGTCGTCCTCGAACCCTGGACCGATGTCGACGCCAACACGGCCATCCTCGGGTTCGCCAGCTCCGCCACCATCACCATCATGGCGATGTACATGCTGAGCGAGGGCGTCCAGCGGACCGGTATCGTCGACCAGTTGGGTGCCTTCCTCCGACGGGTGACACACGGCGACGAGAAACGGGTGCTCGCGGCGACGGTCGGGACGACCGGGCCACTCGCCGGCATCGTGAACAACACGCCGGTCGTGGCCGTATTCATCCCGATGATAACGGACCTGGCCGAGGACAGTCATCTCTCTCCCTCCAAACTCCTGTTGCCGCTGTCGTACGCGGCGATGCTCGGCGGGACGCTGACGCTCATCGGGACCGCGACGAACATCGTCGCCTCGGACCTCGCCGCGACGCTCATCGATGGCCGGTCGGGTATCGGGATGTTCGAACTCACCCCGCTGGGCATCGTGGTGCTGATCGTCGGCAGCGCCTACCTGCTCACCGTCGCGCCGCGGCTCATCCCCGAGCGCATCGAGGCCGTGCTGGACATCACCGACACGTACGAGGTCAGCGACTACCTCGCGCAGGTCCGGGTCCGTGAGACCTCGTCGTTGGCAGGGCAGCGGCTCGACGACGCGTTCAGGGAACTCGGCCGAGACCTCGACGCCTTGCAGCTCATCCGGGACGACGAGGTGTCCATCGCGCCGAAGACCGACCGCGAGATACTGCCGGGGGACGTGCTGACGCTCCGGGCGAACCTCCAGGAGATAAACCGGTTCGCCGAGGAGTACGACCTCCGCCAGCTCCCGCGCGAGGAGGTGACCGGCGACAGCCTGAGTGCCCACTGGATTCGTGGTGAACTCGTCGAGGTTGTCCTCCCGCCGAGCTCGGGATTCGACGGGGAGACACTCCGTGAGCTCAGCTTCCGGGAGCGGTTCGACGCGACCGTGATGGCCATCCGGCGTGGCAGCTCGGTCTTCCACGAGCAACTGGCTGACAGGACGCTGGAAGCCGGTGACACGCTGTTACTGTACTGCCGGTCCGAGGCGGTCCCACTGCTCGAGACAGACGGCGACATGGTCATCACCCGGAGGGCGAGAGAGGACGGCCAGCGGGAGCCGCCGGAGCTCAGTGTGAAGACACCGATCGCCATCAGCATCATGCTCTGGGTCGTCCTGGCGGCGGCGTTCACCCGGCTCCCCATCGTCATCACGGCGCTGGCGGGCGTCGTGGCGATGGTCGTCACCGACTGCATCGACACGAGCGAGGCATACGACGCGGTCTCGTGGGACGTCATCTTCCTGCTGGCGGGCATCCTCCCGCTGTCGACCGCACTGCAGGTGACGGGAGCGGCCGAGTACCTCGCGGACCTCGTGGTGTCCAGCGCGGCGACCGCGGTGCCGGTACTCGGGCTGGTCGCGCTGTTCTACCTGCTGACGAGCCTGCTGGCGAACGTCATCACGCCGGTCGCGAGCGTGGCGCTCATGATACCGGTCGCGGTGGGGACGGCCCAGCAACTGCCCGGCACCGTCGACCCGTTCTCGTTCGTCCTGGCGTGCACCTTCGCCGGGTCGACCGCGTTCATGACACCTATCGGATACCAGACGAATCTCATGGTGTACGGCCCGGGTGGGTACAAGTTCACCGACTACCTCCGGGTCGGGGGGCCGTTGCAGCTGGTGCTGCTGGTCGTGACGACGCTCGGCATCGGCGTGCTCTGGCCACCGGTGGGCTGA
- a CDS encoding helix-turn-helix domain-containing protein, with protein MSKASITDCEDCVEPAEAFSVIGNETRLSILEALWRTPDRPVRFSRLHEEVGMRDSAQFNYHLQQLLGQFVVQTDDGYDLRYAGEKVVRALLAGEFTEDPHWDPFEIDGTCVSCDSTLVAEYENENITIECPDCGHAHGEYPFPPGGLKDRTKAEVMQAFDERVRHLHCLAADGVCPECAGRMESEIERGGDCCIGLDLRVEHTCQQCGHSLCSAFGLLLLDQSDAVTFHRDHGIDLNDTPYWDLPWCVSDHSNEVVSEDPWEVVVSVTLDDETLQVTFDGSLEATRVQRQRER; from the coding sequence ATGAGCAAGGCGAGCATCACCGACTGCGAGGACTGCGTCGAGCCTGCCGAGGCGTTCTCCGTCATCGGTAACGAGACGCGGCTGTCCATCCTCGAGGCGCTCTGGCGGACGCCCGACCGGCCCGTGCGCTTCTCCCGACTGCACGAGGAAGTCGGGATGCGCGACTCTGCACAGTTCAACTACCACCTGCAGCAACTGCTCGGCCAGTTCGTCGTCCAGACCGACGACGGCTACGACCTCCGCTACGCCGGCGAGAAGGTCGTCCGCGCACTTCTCGCGGGCGAGTTCACCGAGGACCCGCACTGGGACCCCTTCGAGATAGACGGGACCTGTGTGAGCTGTGATTCGACCCTCGTCGCCGAGTACGAGAACGAGAACATCACCATCGAGTGCCCCGACTGCGGCCACGCCCACGGCGAGTACCCGTTCCCGCCGGGCGGGCTCAAGGACCGGACGAAGGCCGAGGTCATGCAGGCGTTCGACGAGCGCGTCCGCCACCTCCACTGCCTCGCGGCCGACGGCGTCTGTCCCGAATGCGCCGGCCGGATGGAGAGCGAGATCGAACGCGGCGGCGACTGCTGTATCGGCCTCGACCTCCGCGTCGAACACACCTGCCAGCAGTGTGGCCACTCCCTGTGCTCGGCGTTCGGGCTCCTCCTGCTCGACCAGTCCGACGCCGTCACCTTCCACCGCGACCACGGCATCGACCTGAACGACACGCCCTACTGGGACCTGCCATGGTGCGTGAGCGACCACTCGAACGAGGTCGTCTCCGAAGACCCGTGGGAGGTCGTCGTCTCGGTCACGCTCGACGACGAGACGCTCCAGGTCACCTTCGACGGGTCCCTCGAGGCGACGCGGGTCCAGCGCCAGCGCGAGCGATAA